The genomic segment CCCTGGTGGGCATCGTGAAGGCCATCCTTCACTCCCCCACGCTCCTCGTGCTCGACGAACCCACCGCCAGCCTCGACCCCGACGTGGCCTACCGGGTGCGCCGCGGCCTCCTCGACGTGGCCGCCCACGACGGCACCGCCTTACTGGTCACCAGCCACAACATGGCCGAGGTGGAACGGCTGTGTGAGCGCGTGGTGTTCCTGGCGGCCGGGAAGGTGGTGGCCGACGGTTCACCCGCCTCCGTGGCGGCGGCCTTCGGCCACGGGAACCTCGAAGGCGTCTTCCTCCACCTCGCCGGCACCGTGGTGGCAGAGGACCAGACCGACAACCGCGATGGAACTACGGATCAGGAGGCGCCGTGGTAACCGCCGCCAACGACCGCCTGCCCTTCTCGTGGCTCCGGGTCCGCACGGTCGTGCGGCGACACCGCTACGTGCTGTTCCGCAGCCCCCACCGCTGGTTCGACCTGGCCTTCTGGCCGGTGTTCGACGTGCTGCTCTGGGGGTCGCTCGGGGCCTTCGTGGCGCAGCAAAGCCCCACTAGTCGCTCCACCACGCCCTATCTGCTGGCCGGAATCATGCTCTTTCAGGTGTTGATGCAGAGCCAAGTCGCGGTGGCCACGGGCTTCATGGAGGAGACATGGACCCGCAACCTGCTCAACGTGATGACCACGCCGTTGCGGGAAATCGAATACGTGATCGGACTGGCCTTGATGGGAATGCTCAAGTTGCTCGCCGCCATGACCACCGTGAGCATCACCGCCTTCGCCTTCTACCGATTCGGCCTCGGGGAGGTGGGCTTCGGCCTCATCCCGATCGTGGGGGTGCTGCTCCTGGTGGGCTGGTCCACGTCGATGCTCGTGATCGGCCTGCTGTTGCGCTACGGCCAGAGCGCCGAAATCCTCGCCTGGGCCACCACCTTTGCGATCCTGGCGGTGTCGGGCGTGTTCAACCCGGTGGAGTCCATCCCCGGGCCGATCCAACCCATCGCCAAGATCCTCCCCACCACCTACGCCTTCACCGCCGCCCGCGATCTCCTCGACGGCGGCGGGGTGCCGTGGGCCACCCTCGGCTGGGCCGCGCTCAGCGGTGTCATCCTCGCCGGCTTGTCGATGATCTACGTGCTGCGGATGCTGAAGGTCTTCCGAACCCGAGGCTTTGTCACCCGGTATTCCTAATCCCGAGCCGCCTGTCCACCACTCAGAGGGCTCGAGGCGTGAT from the Acidimicrobiia bacterium genome contains:
- a CDS encoding ABC transporter permease; the encoded protein is MVTAANDRLPFSWLRVRTVVRRHRYVLFRSPHRWFDLAFWPVFDVLLWGSLGAFVAQQSPTSRSTTPYLLAGIMLFQVLMQSQVAVATGFMEETWTRNLLNVMTTPLREIEYVIGLALMGMLKLLAAMTTVSITAFAFYRFGLGEVGFGLIPIVGVLLLVGWSTSMLVIGLLLRYGQSAEILAWATTFAILAVSGVFNPVESIPGPIQPIAKILPTTYAFTAARDLLDGGGVPWATLGWAALSGVILAGLSMIYVLRMLKVFRTRGFVTRYS